The following proteins are encoded in a genomic region of Notolabrus celidotus isolate fNotCel1 chromosome 19, fNotCel1.pri, whole genome shotgun sequence:
- the LOC117831411 gene encoding endophilin-B2-like isoform X1, whose amino-acid sequence MDFNVKKLACDAGVFFTRAVQFTEEKLGQAEKTELDAHLENLISRGDSTKNWTEKILRQTEILLQPNPIDHTGARIEEFIYDKLDKKLPSRTTNAELLGQFMLDAASEFGPETPYGSTLITVGEYQKRLGGAEREFLHTSATTFLTPLRNFLEGDWRTISKERRLLENRRLDLDICKARLKKAKQAEAKAAAAPDFQETRPRNYVLSASASALLSEEADKAEHELRIAQTEFDRQAEVTRLLLEGISSTHLNHLRCLHDFAEAQATYYAQSHHYMQDLQRELNRSANSIGAPNSSAAVCPSPVSSAFLTGPASPGTAVSASSSSRMLTAEQAQLPVTGARKAKVLYDYDAHDSSELSLLADELITVYTVPGMDPDWLVGERGNDKGKVPVTYLELLS is encoded by the exons TTCACGGAGGAGAAACTGGGTCAGGCGGAGAAGACGGAGCTGGATGCTCATTTGGAGAACCTGATCAGTCGGGGGGACAGCACCAAGAACTGGACCGAGAAGATCCTGAGGCAAACAGAAATCTTGCTGCAGCCCAACCCAA TCGACCACACAG GTGCTCGAATAGAAGAGTTCATCTACGATAAGCTGGATAAGAAGCTCCCCTCCAGGACGACCAATGCAGAGCTGCTGGGTCAGTTCATGCTGGACGCCGCCTCCGAGTTCGGACCTGAGACGCCGTATG gcagcACTCTGATCACGGTGGGGGAATACCAGAAGAGGCTGGGAGGAGCCGAGCGAGAGTTCCTCCACACGTCAGCGACCACATTCCTGACTCCTCTACGAAACTTCCTGGAGGGAGACTGGAGGACCATCTCA AAAGAGAGGCGACTTCTGGAAAACCGACGTCTGGATCTCGACATCTGCAAAGCTCGACTGAAAAAGGCAAAGCAGGCGGAGGCAAAGGCAGCG GCTGCACCTGATTTTCAGGAGACACGGCCTCGAAATTATGTTCTGTCTGCAAGTGCATCAGCG CTTCTGAGCGAGGAAGCCGACAAA GCAGAGCATGAACTACGCATCGCGCAGACGGAGTTCGACCGACAGGCTGAGGTCACCAGACTGCTGCTGGAGGGAATCAGCAGCACTCAT ctCAACCACCTGCGTTGTTTGCATGACTTCGCGGAGGCTCAGGCCACTTACTACGCCCAGTCTCACCACTACATGCAGGACCTTCAGAGGGAGCTCAACAG ATCTGCTAATTCCATCGGCGCCCCCAACTCCTCCGCTGCTGTCTGCCCCAGCCCTGTCTCCTCTGCCTTCCTGACTGGACCTGCGTCTCCTGGGACTGCggtctctgcctcctcctcatccaggaTGCTGACGGCGGAGCAGGCGCAACTTCCTGTGACTGGAGCCAGGAAAGCCAAGGTCCTGTATGACTATGACGCCCATGACAGCAGCGAGCTCTCCCTCCTTGCTGATGAG CTCATCACCGTCTACACCGTGCCAGGAATGGACCCTGATTGGCTGGTCGGAGAACGTGGGAACGACAAAGGCAAAGTTCCTGTTACCTACCTTGAACTGCTGAGTTAA
- the LOC117831411 gene encoding endophilin-B2-like isoform X2, which yields MDFNVKKLACDAGVFFTRAVQFTEEKLGQAEKTELDAHLENLISRGDSTKNWTEKILRQTEILLQPNPSARIEEFIYDKLDKKLPSRTTNAELLGQFMLDAASEFGPETPYGSTLITVGEYQKRLGGAEREFLHTSATTFLTPLRNFLEGDWRTISKERRLLENRRLDLDICKARLKKAKQAEAKAAAAPDFQETRPRNYVLSASASALLSEEADKAEHELRIAQTEFDRQAEVTRLLLEGISSTHLNHLRCLHDFAEAQATYYAQSHHYMQDLQRELNRSANSIGAPNSSAAVCPSPVSSAFLTGPASPGTAVSASSSSRMLTAEQAQLPVTGARKAKVLYDYDAHDSSELSLLADELITVYTVPGMDPDWLVGERGNDKGKVPVTYLELLS from the exons TTCACGGAGGAGAAACTGGGTCAGGCGGAGAAGACGGAGCTGGATGCTCATTTGGAGAACCTGATCAGTCGGGGGGACAGCACCAAGAACTGGACCGAGAAGATCCTGAGGCAAACAGAAATCTTGCTGCAGCCCAACCCAA GTGCTCGAATAGAAGAGTTCATCTACGATAAGCTGGATAAGAAGCTCCCCTCCAGGACGACCAATGCAGAGCTGCTGGGTCAGTTCATGCTGGACGCCGCCTCCGAGTTCGGACCTGAGACGCCGTATG gcagcACTCTGATCACGGTGGGGGAATACCAGAAGAGGCTGGGAGGAGCCGAGCGAGAGTTCCTCCACACGTCAGCGACCACATTCCTGACTCCTCTACGAAACTTCCTGGAGGGAGACTGGAGGACCATCTCA AAAGAGAGGCGACTTCTGGAAAACCGACGTCTGGATCTCGACATCTGCAAAGCTCGACTGAAAAAGGCAAAGCAGGCGGAGGCAAAGGCAGCG GCTGCACCTGATTTTCAGGAGACACGGCCTCGAAATTATGTTCTGTCTGCAAGTGCATCAGCG CTTCTGAGCGAGGAAGCCGACAAA GCAGAGCATGAACTACGCATCGCGCAGACGGAGTTCGACCGACAGGCTGAGGTCACCAGACTGCTGCTGGAGGGAATCAGCAGCACTCAT ctCAACCACCTGCGTTGTTTGCATGACTTCGCGGAGGCTCAGGCCACTTACTACGCCCAGTCTCACCACTACATGCAGGACCTTCAGAGGGAGCTCAACAG ATCTGCTAATTCCATCGGCGCCCCCAACTCCTCCGCTGCTGTCTGCCCCAGCCCTGTCTCCTCTGCCTTCCTGACTGGACCTGCGTCTCCTGGGACTGCggtctctgcctcctcctcatccaggaTGCTGACGGCGGAGCAGGCGCAACTTCCTGTGACTGGAGCCAGGAAAGCCAAGGTCCTGTATGACTATGACGCCCATGACAGCAGCGAGCTCTCCCTCCTTGCTGATGAG CTCATCACCGTCTACACCGTGCCAGGAATGGACCCTGATTGGCTGGTCGGAGAACGTGGGAACGACAAAGGCAAAGTTCCTGTTACCTACCTTGAACTGCTGAGTTAA